Genomic segment of Caldanaerobius polysaccharolyticus DSM 13641:
CAGACAGGCTGTAGAAGAAATATTAAAGGAAGATCCCGATATGGACATCCCTGAAAATCGCATTATTAAAAATGTATTAAAAAAGAAATTTTCCAAAGAATACGATGATGTTATATTAAATTAGAAATAAATATATATATTTCCTTAGTATATACGCTACGTTATATGGTTATATTAATAGTGCAGGCACAAAGGAGGTGATATAAATGGCACAAGGATCAGCAACAAGAAATCCGTTAGTAGTAAGCCAGGCTAAGGCTGCTATGAACAAATGGAAATACGAAGTTGCTAATGAATTGGGCATTCAACCTCCTGCAGATGGATATTGGGGAAATCTGACATCAAGGGACTGCGGTGCTGTTGGAGGGCACATGGTGAGAAAGATGATCGAGATGGCTGAAGCTAGCATTGCTAATGCTAATCAGACTACTCGTTAAAGCTTATAAAAAGGAATGATCCTTTTAAGGTATCATTCCTTTTTACATGAGCGCAAAATTAAAAATCCAGGTGTTGTCACCTGGATTTTTTGGGAGAGGAGAAATTGAAGGAAGAATTTTGGGGGAATTTTGCTTCCCGATTATATTTTTGACATTTTTTAATCTTTTATACATAATCTTAAAAAATCTTACGTCGTTGTTTTTATCATTTATATGTGATAAAATAATAAGACGATGTTAAGACCAGCCAAAAGGCAGATAAGAGGTGCCAAATGAGGGTTATATCAGGGACGGCAAGAGGCGTAAAGCTTTATTGCCCGGAAGGTTCCGATGTAAGGCCCACTGCCGATAGGGTTAAGGAGGCCATATTTAATATAGTGCAGTTCAATGTGTCTGGTGCTGTGGTGTTGGATTTGTTCTCAGGCAGTGGAGCACTGGGAATCGAATCATTAAGCCGCGGAGCAGAAAAGGCGGTGTTTGTGGACAAGAGCAAAGTGAGCGTGCGGTTTATAAAAAGAAATCTCTTATCCACAAAGTTAATGGACAGGGCTATGGTGTTTTGTATGCCGGTGGAAAAGGCTTTGAAAAACCTTAAAGGGCCTTTTGACCTGATATTTATGGATCCGCCCTACTCTAAGGGCCTTATTATTCCTACTTTATGGGAAATAAGCCGCAGAGGCGTTTTAAAGGATGAAGGCATTGTCGTAGTGGAGCACGAAGCTAAAGACGTATTGCCTGATGAAATAGAAAATCTTGTAAGGTACAAGCAAAGGGAATACGGGAGAACATCGGTAAGCTTTTATAAAATTTCGAAATTTAGTTGTGAAGGGTGAGAGCAATGAAAGTGGCAGTTTACCCAGGCAGTTTTGACCCTGTAACCAATGGACATATTGACATTATAAACAGGAGTGCCAAGATATTTGACAAGCTCATTGTGGGGGTCTTGAAAAACCCCCATAAAACGCCCATGTTTTCTGTGGAAGAGCGGATAGATATGCTTAAAAAAGTCACGGTAGATATGCCCAATGTAGAGGTGTACGGTTTTTCTGGGTTATTGGTCAATTTTATGAAGGAACACAATGCCAGCGTTATAATAAAAGGCTTGAGAATGGTATCGGATTTTGAGTACGAGTTTCAAATGGCCCTTATGAACAAAAAGTTAGATGACAATATTGAAACGCTTTTCATGATGACCAGCAGTCAATACGCTTATCTAAGTTCAAGCCTTATCAAAGAAGTAGCTCAGTTTGGCGGATGCCTTAAAGGCCTGGTCCCAGATCAATTAATCCCTATAATAATCAAAAGGGCGAGATAGTCGTTATCTTATTATATGATGTACCACGCTTTTAACGATGTGATATGAAAGCCCTAATAGCAGAAATAACGCGATGGCAGCTAAGAAGTTGATAGAAGAGCTTTCTAGTTTGCTCAGCCAGGTGCTTGTGCCTACATAAAAAACGGGTATTTCAGGTTTTAAAAAGGCCAGCACTATGGGCGAATAGACAAAAGTAAAAAAGGCATGGAGTGTTTTTGATAGAAAAAAGGGCAAGTACGATATGTCGGTTTTTGTTATCAGGCTAAATATCTGAGCGTGGGCAGAGAGTCCACCCCAGGCTATTAAGGTGGCAACAAGCATTACCTTGTACGTTGCATCTACATGGGATGTGCTTATATTGTATGCGCCTACGGTAATTTCAACAAGGCCGGTTAAAAATTCAGGCATAATACCGGTTATCTTTGCCAGGATGTTTACGATTCCCGTGATATTTAAAAGGCGTATTAGCACTGAAAAGAAGACGATGTATCCCCCTATGGTGAGTATTGTATTTACAGAGCTTACAACGCTTTCTGAGAGGAGATCTCCAAAGGTCTTCCCATTTCTTTTTCTTGTTTCAACCATTTCCCTTAAAGCTCTTTTTACGTCGATTTTTACCGGTGAGTGTTTTTCACCCTGGCTTTTGTAAAATCTAAATGCGAATCCTACAGTTATTGCGCCAAGGTAATTGGCGGCTATTATTGAATAACCTGCAATAGGGCTGTTGAACATGCCTACGCCTACTGCTCCTATCATGAAAAGAGGTCCGGAGTTGTTGCAAAAAGACATCAGGCGCTCTGCTTCAATTTTTGTACATAGTTTTTCCTGGCGCATCCTTGAAATGACCTTTGCACCCATAGGGTAGCCTGATGTAAATCCCATGGCCATGGCAAAAGAGCCGGAACCTGGGACGTTGAACAATGGGCGCATAATGGGCTCTAAAAGGACACCGATGAAGTTCACCACTCCCAGGCCTAGTAGCAATTCCGAACCGATGAAAAACGGCAAAAGGGTGGGGAATACCGTATCCAGCCATAGCCTTAATCCTGAAGATGCGGCGATTAAAATATCTTTCGGGAAGGCGATGAGCAAGGCTGTCATTGCTATTACCATGAGAGCCAGTGTGATTGTGGAAAAATGCTCGTATTTGCTTTTTGCTTTCATTTTAATCCTCCCTGTGCCACCGTGTAGTATAAATATATACCAGCACAGGGTGTAATATGAATCGCAAGTGATTTACTATATTATAATAGGTGATGCGGTCTGGTCGCGACCCGCCCTTTTCTCCTCAGGGTTTTTAAAGCCTAGGACGTATAAATCGGTGGCTTTAGCCTCGATTTCCAGCATTGACCTTGTCGGCTCAGGATATTTTGAAATGTCGCCTATATTAGATATGATGGGTAGTGGAGAGTTCTTTTTTATAAGCTTTAAAAGCTCTCTGCCTTTTTCGTTAAACCCTAAAACCCTTATGTACTGGGGCCCTCCATTGTCGTTAAAAGTGTTTAGTTGTCTTTTTTCCATACCTAAAAGAGCGTGTATTAATATCCTGTTTATTCTGGTCATGGTATACCTCTTGGTTTTTATCTGGTTTATTAAAGCGCTTAACTCACCTGTTTCCCTGGAGCATTTTAAAAGCCTGTTCTCCAGTCCTTCGCTTACGTCCTGTATCGCTCTGAGCGCTTTTTCGGAGCTCCTTCTGAGCACAAAAAATATGAGCGCTTCAAAATTTTCCATGAAGACGGGACCTTTGCCCTTTCTAAATTGTTCCACCAGCACACTGTAACAGGTATCAGGCATAGTGCCTTTGACGTGGTCTACGTGGCCTTTTTTTAAGGCGTTTCGTATAGCTGTGGCGCTGGAGATATGGCTTATCTCCACATCATGGTAGCCTGATGATATCCGCTTTATGGTGTAAGGCTTTACATTGCTGTTTAGCCTTATGAGATTTTTTAGGTACTCTACGGCCAAAATGTTGTTGGGCGTGGACAGTATTTGATGTACGCCATCGACGCTTTCCTGAAGGGCAAGCTGTCTTGCTACCGGAAAGGATACACCTCGCTTAAGGTGTTTTTTTACAGAATCCTTAAAAGACGGATTTTCGTATGCCAGGATTTCAGCTGCTTTTTTTAAAGCCTGGATATCACCTGATTCACTGCCAAAGCAGATGCTATCCACAATCCTAGTCTCATTTAAAAGTTTTATCGCTCCGTAGGCGAATATTTCGGCGCTCTGCACTGCGTATACGGCGGGGAGTTCTATAACCAGATCTACGCCGCTGAATAAAGCCATCTTACACCTGGCCCATTTGTCTACAAGTGCAGGTTCGCCCCGCTGTATGAAGTTTCCGCTCATGACGGCTACTACATGGGTGGCACCTGTCAGCTTTTTGGACATGGTCAGGTGATACAGGTGGCCATTGTGAAAGGGGTTGTATTCAACGATTAATCCCAGTACGTGCACGATATCACCTCACGGTATTTTTGTACATATTTTATATTAATTTTATGCAAATATCTACAGGCATCAAAAGATATTAGAAAATGCGCTGTGCTTGGGCTGTAGCCTTTCTCATGGTTGTTTGGTTTGCTTTGAAAAAACGATTAGAATGTGATAAAATAAATTCGATATTCTGTATACATAATATTCATTTTGAAAGGGGTCAACACAATGGATGTCATAGGTAATATTATCAATAAGGCTAAGGGCGATATAAAAAAAATAGTATTGCCAGAAGGGACAGAGGCCAGAAATTTAAAAGCCGCTGAAATCGCCTTAAGAGAAAAGATTGCCCAGGTAATATTGCTGGGTAATGAGGCTGAGATAAAAGCTGCGGCTAAAGGCCTGGACATATCAGGCGCTGAAATCATCGACCCTGCGACTTCACCTAAACACGCGGAATACGCAGAAGCGTTTTACCAGCTGAGAAAACATAAAGGCATGACTATGGAAAAAGCAAGAGAAATTGTAAAAGACCCTATGTACTATGGATGCATGATGGTGAAAATGGATGATGCAGATGGTCTGGTATCAGGCGCAGTTCACGCTACTGCTGATCTATTAAGGCCGGCCTTTCAGATCATAAAGACAGCGCCAGGCGTATCAGTCGTATCCAGCGCTTTTATCATGATAGTGCCCAATTGTGATCTTGGTGCTGATGGAGTTTTACTGTACGCCGACTGCGGAGTGATACCAAATCCCACAGCGGAACAGCTGGCCTCTATAGCTGTATCAGCTGCTGGTACCATGAGAGCACTGGTAGGAGTAGAACCTGTTGTGGCTATGCTTTCTTTTTCCACTAAAGGCAGTGCAGAGCATGAGCTGGTGGATAAGGTGAGAAAGGCTACAGAAATGGCAAAGGCAATGGCTCCGGACTTGCAGATTGACGGCGAATTGCAGGCGGATGCTGCGTTGATACCGGAGGTCGCTCAGTTAAAAGCCCCTGGAAGCAAGGTCGCAGGGCGCGCCAATGTGCTTATATTCCCGGATCTGCAGGCAGGCAATATAGGCTATAAGTTGACTCAGAGGTTGGCAAAGGCCGAAGCTATAGGTCCTCTGTTGCAAGGACTGGCTAAACCTGTAAATGATTTATCGAGGGGCTGCAGTCCCGAAGACATAGTGGCTGAAATCGCCATAACGGCTGTGGAAGCTCAAAGCTTGTAAATATGATGAGAAGGGTGATTTGCGGTGAATATACTTGTGATTAACTGCGGTAGCAGTTCGGTAAAATACCAGCTTATAAATATGACCGATGAATCGGTTATGGCCAATGGCCAGATTCAGAGGATAGGTTTGGATTCCCAGATACTGAGGCATACCCGATACGATCATAGATACCCTGATAGACCGTGTGTTGCTCGCGATCACGCAGAGGCTTTAAAAGTAGTTATAGACGTGCTGCTGGATAAAGAGTTGGGCGTCATAAACGACCTTTCGGAGATCGGGGCTATAGGCCACCGAGTAGTTCATGGCGGTGAAAAATTTGCCCACTCGGTACTGATAGACCAGGAGGTTTTAAGCGCTATAAAGGAAAACTCGGATTTGGCTCCTCTGCACAATCCTCCTAACATACTGGGCATTGAGGTGTGCCAGAAGCTGATGCCCAATACGCCCAACGTGGCGGTTTTTGATACGGCTTTTCACCAGACCATGCCTGAGGAAGCTTATATATACCCATTGCCTTATGAGTATTACGAAAAATACAAGATAAGGAGATATGGTTTTCACGGGACATCCCACAAGTACGCAGCCCAGACTACGGCTCAGGCGATGGGAAGACCTGTAGAGGAATTAAAAATCGTAACCGTGCATTTGGGCAACGGTTCCAGCATCGCTGCTGTAAAGTACGGAAAGTCCATCGATACCACCATGGGTTTTACACCTCTTGAGGGCGTGCCTATGGGGACCAGAAGCGGTAGCATAGATCCAGCTATAATACAGTTTTTAATGCAAAAGGAGAACATGACGATAAATCAGGTAATGGATGTGTTAAATAAAAAATCGGGCTTAACGGGGATATCCGGCGTAGGAGCTGATACCAGGGATCTGGTGGACAGCATGGAAAAGGGCAATAAGCGCGCAAAACTATCTCTTGATATATTGAGCTACCAGGTGGCAAAATTTATAGGGGCGTACGCTGTGGCTATGGATGGCATTGACGCCATTGCTTTTACAGGTGGTATAGGGACATATGAAATCTGCGTGAGAGAAAATATTTTGAAAAGGCTGGGTTTCCTGGGCGTTAAGCTGGACAACGAGAAAAACCAGATGGTGAATAAGATTGTGGAAATAACTAGTGAAGATTCTAAAGTCAAAGCGTATGTTATACCTACCAATGAAGAATTGATGATCGCGCGGGAGACCAGAGATGCGTTGAAATAATTAATTTTCTTGACATGGGCTGGTGCCCCCTGTATAATAGATGTGGTAATCACGGGGTGATCTTTATGAAGCTGGACGTAATGAAGCTGTTTGCGACCGACAACCGCACCGTAGAGCTAGACTACGATGAGGAGGTAAAGGTAGAAAGGGCAGATATTAAAGAGGCGATGGGGCCAGCTCATGTTCACTTGACGGTTCTTGGTACGGACAATGGCGTCATCATAAAAGGCACGGCTAGGCAAAAGCTTTTGGTGTTTTGCTATAGGTGCTTGGCGCCCTTTGAATACGATCTTTTGGCGGATATATACGAGGACATATCGTTTTCTGAGGGCGGAGATGAAGAAGAAGGGATATTGTCTGACGATAAAAAGTACATTGATTTGGACGAAGTACTAAATGCGGCTTTGTATCTATCGTTACCTATGCGCTTTGAGTGCTCCGAGAACTGCGTGGGTCTGGGCATTACCGGTGAGGAACATAGCGATGAAAGTGATTGCCATGATGTGGATCCACGGTTGGCGGTTTTAAAGAAGTACTTTGAAAAGGATTAGGAGGTGCAGATATGGCTGCAGTACCCAAGAGGAGGATATCCAAGTCCAGAAGGGATAAAAGGCGCACCCATTATAAATTGGAAGCCCCTAAATTTGTGGAGTGCCCTCACTGCCATGAGCTTATGATACCCCATAGGGTATGCAAGAGCTGTGGCTATTACGATGGAAGAAGCGTAATCGCAGAGGCAAAATAGTAATGTGAATGCATTACTATTTTGCCTTTTTTTGTCTTTTTATTCTGAAGCGGCTTGATTTTTTTTCGGATATCTTATATACTATATTAATAGCAGGTCACAATAGCTGGTAATAAAAGAGGTGTGCGATGAAAAGGGCTTTATCAAAATCCAAAAGACATGAAGAAATAAGAAAAATGATAGCAGAAAACCCCTTTTTAACTGATGAAAGCCTCGCCGAAGCACTAGGTGTGAGTATACAGACTATTCGATTGGATCGCATGGAGATGGGAATACCTGAGCAAAAAGAGAGAATAAAGAGCGTAGCCGAGAATAAATTTGAGAGCATAAGGGCTTTAGCATTTAATGAGATCGTAGGTCAGTTGGTTAATTTTAAATTAGGCGAGGGAGGTACATCGGTATTTCAGCCTTCTAAGCACATGGCCTTTGAAAAGTCCGGTGTGATAAAAGGCCAGTATATTTACGCTCAGGCTGAATCTCTGGCTATTTCTGTAATAGATGCTGATGTAGCCCTTATAGGTGTGGCCAATATAAAGTATAAACATCCT
This window contains:
- a CDS encoding acetate/propionate family kinase; its protein translation is MNILVINCGSSSVKYQLINMTDESVMANGQIQRIGLDSQILRHTRYDHRYPDRPCVARDHAEALKVVIDVLLDKELGVINDLSEIGAIGHRVVHGGEKFAHSVLIDQEVLSAIKENSDLAPLHNPPNILGIEVCQKLMPNTPNVAVFDTAFHQTMPEEAYIYPLPYEYYEKYKIRRYGFHGTSHKYAAQTTAQAMGRPVEELKIVTVHLGNGSSIAAVKYGKSIDTTMGFTPLEGVPMGTRSGSIDPAIIQFLMQKENMTINQVMDVLNKKSGLTGISGVGADTRDLVDSMEKGNKRAKLSLDILSYQVAKFIGAYAVAMDGIDAIAFTGGIGTYEICVRENILKRLGFLGVKLDNEKNQMVNKIVEITSEDSKVKAYVIPTNEELMIARETRDALK
- a CDS encoding alpha/beta-type small acid-soluble spore protein, with amino-acid sequence MAQGSATRNPLVVSQAKAAMNKWKYEVANELGIQPPADGYWGNLTSRDCGAVGGHMVRKMIEMAEASIANANQTTR
- the coaD gene encoding pantetheine-phosphate adenylyltransferase encodes the protein MKVAVYPGSFDPVTNGHIDIINRSAKIFDKLIVGVLKNPHKTPMFSVEERIDMLKKVTVDMPNVEVYGFSGLLVNFMKEHNASVIIKGLRMVSDFEYEFQMALMNKKLDDNIETLFMMTSSQYAYLSSSLIKEVAQFGGCLKGLVPDQLIPIIIKRAR
- the ylbJ gene encoding sporulation integral membrane protein YlbJ, with translation MKAKSKYEHFSTITLALMVIAMTALLIAFPKDILIAASSGLRLWLDTVFPTLLPFFIGSELLLGLGVVNFIGVLLEPIMRPLFNVPGSGSFAMAMGFTSGYPMGAKVISRMRQEKLCTKIEAERLMSFCNNSGPLFMIGAVGVGMFNSPIAGYSIIAANYLGAITVGFAFRFYKSQGEKHSPVKIDVKRALREMVETRKRNGKTFGDLLSESVVSSVNTILTIGGYIVFFSVLIRLLNITGIVNILAKITGIMPEFLTGLVEITVGAYNISTSHVDATYKVMLVATLIAWGGLSAHAQIFSLITKTDISYLPFFLSKTLHAFFTFVYSPIVLAFLKPEIPVFYVGTSTWLSKLESSSINFLAAIALFLLLGLSYHIVKSVVHHIIR
- a CDS encoding YceD family protein, whose translation is MKLDVMKLFATDNRTVELDYDEEVKVERADIKEAMGPAHVHLTVLGTDNGVIIKGTARQKLLVFCYRCLAPFEYDLLADIYEDISFSEGGDEEEGILSDDKKYIDLDEVLNAALYLSLPMRFECSENCVGLGITGEEHSDESDCHDVDPRLAVLKKYFEKD
- the rpmF gene encoding 50S ribosomal protein L32 gives rise to the protein MAAVPKRRISKSRRDKRRTHYKLEAPKFVECPHCHELMIPHRVCKSCGYYDGRSVIAEAK
- the rsmD gene encoding 16S rRNA (guanine(966)-N(2))-methyltransferase RsmD, encoding MRVISGTARGVKLYCPEGSDVRPTADRVKEAIFNIVQFNVSGAVVLDLFSGSGALGIESLSRGAEKAVFVDKSKVSVRFIKRNLLSTKLMDRAMVFCMPVEKALKNLKGPFDLIFMDPPYSKGLIIPTLWEISRRGVLKDEGIVVVEHEAKDVLPDEIENLVRYKQREYGRTSVSFYKISKFSCEG
- the pta gene encoding phosphate acetyltransferase; its protein translation is MDVIGNIINKAKGDIKKIVLPEGTEARNLKAAEIALREKIAQVILLGNEAEIKAAAKGLDISGAEIIDPATSPKHAEYAEAFYQLRKHKGMTMEKAREIVKDPMYYGCMMVKMDDADGLVSGAVHATADLLRPAFQIIKTAPGVSVVSSAFIMIVPNCDLGADGVLLYADCGVIPNPTAEQLASIAVSAAGTMRALVGVEPVVAMLSFSTKGSAEHELVDKVRKATEMAKAMAPDLQIDGELQADAALIPEVAQLKAPGSKVAGRANVLIFPDLQAGNIGYKLTQRLAKAEAIGPLLQGLAKPVNDLSRGCSPEDIVAEIAITAVEAQSL
- a CDS encoding nucleotidyltransferase; this encodes MHVLGLIVEYNPFHNGHLYHLTMSKKLTGATHVVAVMSGNFIQRGEPALVDKWARCKMALFSGVDLVIELPAVYAVQSAEIFAYGAIKLLNETRIVDSICFGSESGDIQALKKAAEILAYENPSFKDSVKKHLKRGVSFPVARQLALQESVDGVHQILSTPNNILAVEYLKNLIRLNSNVKPYTIKRISSGYHDVEISHISSATAIRNALKKGHVDHVKGTMPDTCYSVLVEQFRKGKGPVFMENFEALIFFVLRRSSEKALRAIQDVSEGLENRLLKCSRETGELSALINQIKTKRYTMTRINRILIHALLGMEKRQLNTFNDNGGPQYIRVLGFNEKGRELLKLIKKNSPLPIISNIGDISKYPEPTRSMLEIEAKATDLYVLGFKNPEEKRAGRDQTASPIII
- the fapR gene encoding transcription factor FapR, producing the protein MKRALSKSKRHEEIRKMIAENPFLTDESLAEALGVSIQTIRLDRMEMGIPEQKERIKSVAENKFESIRALAFNEIVGQLVNFKLGEGGTSVFQPSKHMAFEKSGVIKGQYIYAQAESLAISVIDADVALIGVANIKYKHPVYSGDTLVATAEVIRKRGNKYFVWVKIKKDEEEVFRGKFILVSLDDRKER